The genomic stretch TTCGCTGGATTAGTTCTTGGTGGGCCTGCACCTCAGCGGCCTTTTCTTGGTCCAGGGCTTTTCGTTTTTGAGCACCGTGAAGGAAAAAGATAGATGAACAGGCTGTAAGGATGATGACGCCCATGAAAACGAGATATCGCCTCATATTTAATGGCGGAGAAGCTTCTGGACCTGCACGAAGTGCTCCGGCAACTGTGGGCAAAAGCGTTACAGAGTGTTCAAATCTCTGCAATACAAATCTTTGACTGACCTAGGATGAAGACAACAGCAAATAAATTGCCCCTGGATTAACGAGTCAGAATCAAAAGGGTTCTTAGGAGAAGGAGTAGAGCAAACGTACGCAAACCATAAAATCGCAGAGCTTGCCTCGGCGTTACGAGTGATTTCGCATGCAAGTTCCATGCCCACTGCAAGCATTGGTACAGAGCAGATTCCGATGATTCCCATGATTGCAAACAATGCACCACCGTTATCGGGTCGTACTGCAAGATTAATCAATAATTGATGAATAAATGTTTTCTTAGTCTCCTACCTGCCCAGATAAGGGAGAACCACCCAATGGCCGCAAAAGGTATCATAAATTTGGCGGTAATGGCAAGATGGTGAACGAAGACCCGGTCAAAGAGTGGTGCAGATATAATAGCGGCAACCATGCCGGCCAGCAGCAGACAAGCGCCCATCAATCCACTCTCATCGTCCGAGTACCCCACAGGTTCCTGATTGAAGGCGACTTCAGCACGATAACTTCAAACCATGCTTGTAGTTAGTTTGGACTTACAAGAATTTGTGCCGAAAGGATTGCAAATCCATTGGAACTAAAACCTGGGAATAAGTAAAAGGTTCTTGCAAAAATAAGGCACCGGACATACGCGGCTACTAGGACTGCAAAGTTGGCGATAATAATCGCGAAATCAATGCGCTCGCGCCTTGTCATGTATGCTGCTGCCTCTACTCGTAAGCCAAGCATTGCTCGGATAAGGGAAAGTAGCGACATAGGCTTTTGTGCGGCAGCGTATGCTGCGAAAGGTATGTGGTGTTAAACAACAGACATAGAATGGTGAATGAGATAGCAATTACTCGGTGGAGAAGGAGGCGCCTTATGGATAAGGAAAACTAGAGGAGCCACGGCAGTCGACATTATTCCAAGGATAAGAATCTATGGTAGTTGGTTAATTCGCAAGACCAGAATATAGATCTAATGAACCTTACAGATCTCCGGCTATCACCTATGAGTGGGCTGATCAGCTGGCCCAGAGCGCCCCCAACAGGATTTGCTTCAGCGCTTAATCAGAAGACGTTCACTGTGAAGGGTTTTTGTATAACTCACATATTGCAACAATCATGGTGGCGGTAGTCCTTCCTTGCAGATTAAACCATGTCTCCGAGTACTTAGGACCTATTACCTGATATACCGGTTGAGCTATGGAAACAAAGAACTTCCAAACATCAGTCCAGATAACCATCATTATAACTATTAACTCACTTGTCCTAGTATCAGAAGAGAGTAGGAACTCCTGGGTGAGAGAGAGCGGGCAGTTCCAGAATATCTAATCCATGCTGAGAGTATGAGAGCCACAGCGCCTATCTCACACTGTAAAAAAATCATTGATCAGACTGAGAAAGATGGGGCAAGAGGTAGGCAGAGAGGCGCACACATCGACGGATACCGTATCGGGAGATGATAACAGGTATCAGCAGGGCAGTAGGGAGATAAACTACAGCTACAATATTTCCCAGCCAGTTGACCTCGTCCAGAGTAATGTTAAAATCAGACGCGACTAACTTAACcttcaaaaaacaaaagaaatgaCGGCATCATGACAGCGACACACCAGAGTTCGAAATTGGCCCAAACCACGGCCAAGACATGGCAGCTATCAGATTAAGAAAGACCTTGCCAGCAGGTTTGAAATGGGACCAACGGTGCGACATCTGATCGACGCACCAGAGCAACGAGGCCAACAAAGCGACGCCTGTAAAGTCGATACGTTCCAGGAAAGGCGTCCGACTCTAGTGATTCAACCACCTGGTCTGCAGTCAGTTCCTGTGAGAGGGAGCCTGTAGATTTTCGCTCAACACCTGCGAGGGCCACCACACGGGCAGACACCTCTTCAGAGTGTTTAGAGCCGGATTTCTCCAATTCTGTTGACCCAGAGGAAGGCATGGTCATGAgtggagaaagaaagaggggAAAGCCAGGGACACTAGTTAGGTAATTGACAGGTAGCCTAACGTCCCCTAGGGAGGAATTAAAAAGAGACAGATTTGCCGGTGGACAACATATGGTATATTTAGCTGAATCGCTCACAGGCAGGGAATCCAAGTCCCCTCGTCCGTAAAGGTTATATCTGCCCTGAGAAATTGGCTCGGAACACTGATAGATATTGGACAGTAGAAGACTGCAGAGGACAGGCCTTGTGGTTCTTCTGATCTTCTGACTTGACCCATGGTGCTGATTACAATTTTGGAGACCAAAGCACCGGATGAATTACACTTTGTGATGCCCCATCATTAACGGTCTTGGCAGATCACGGGAATCCAAGTCACGAGACCGAATGGATTCTATGACACGCTTGGCATGAAACTGATGACATTCGACCTTCACCATGAGCGAATACTGGGtttcaaaaaagaaatatctCTGCAAATACTGCGACATATATATTGCCGATGATGCACCTTCTCGACAGCACCATGAAAATGGCTTGCGACATAAGGGCAACGTCGAAAGATTCATTCGGGGAATTTACAAGGCGGGtgagaagcagaaaaaggatctagaggaagagaagagagagatgAGGCGCGTCGAGCAGGTGTGTACCCTTGAAGCAGATTTCAACATTTCTTAGTTGACTGTGATGAACAGGCAGCTGCCGCAGCATTTGCTGAAGACGTAGGTGCTGGTCGTGCAAAGGCACCGCCTGCACCCGTCGCGTCGACATCAACAGCCCCCAAGAAGCCTTCCACAAAACCATCTAATCCCTACGCCAACTATAGTACGGCAGAATCTCTGGGATATAAGGACCCAGATGCGGAACGATTAGCTGCCGAGGCTGAGATTCGGCGATCCCAGGGCATCGCTGGAGAATGGCAGATTTTGGCACCAACTGAACCTCGTGTGGGTACCAAGGTCGAGGGAGATGGAGCAGATGGCACCAATGGAACTGCTCCTGGTGATGCTGGGGTGAAGAGAGAGGCGGAAGCCCCTCCAGATGACGAAGACACTCGTGCATTCAAACTTCGAAAGAAAACGCTAACGAGAGGGCTAGGGGAGATATATGATCCAGGAGTAATACCAATAAAAATtaagaagaaggaagaaacaGCAACCATATCACCAGAGCCACAGCCAAATACCTCTATTCCGCCAGAGCCAGAGACACTGAAATGGAAGCCAACACAGTGGAAGCGTACAGGCGGCAACTCTCAACAAACCGAAGATAGTGGAAGTCAACGAACACCTGATATTAAACAGGAAGGAGATACTTCTCTTACGACAATAGAATCCAATACTTCAAAATGGGCCAAACCACAATGGAGCCAGCCTCTACCGGATTTTAAGCAAGAAGAGATGAAAACCATCTTCGGAAATCAGGAGGTCGTCGAGGGGGCAAACGATAGGGATAAACCACTGGATCCTGTTGTTAAGACGGAATCTGATATAATAAAGGAAGAGCCACAAACGACAGGCCTCTCTGAGGCGGCGCCTGCATCAACTGCACTATTCAAAAAACGCAAAGCTCCCAGCGGTGCTGGACGAGGCCGTCGCGAGATTTGATATCGAACCTCAGTTGCGTTAATTGGTGGGCAATCCCTCTATAACCAACTAGGAGATGCGCGGGACGATGGCCATCACTTTCTATCCCTGATAGCCAGCTTCTGTCATCTCTTTGGTCGCTAGCTACCCTGCCATAGAGGCCGGGCCTGACGGCCACCAAGTTTTTTGAGCAAgggttaggttaggttaACACTCAAAACGCAGTCCCTGTTTTGCGGATGACCTTGGTTTCCTTTTCCGTTTCCTGACCATCTtatttcctcttcttctctagCTTGTTAAGATTGAAGAAGTCGATACCCTATGTATGTCCGCGTACTGTAGTTAATGGTCCTATGTTTTGCTCAACAATTCATAGCATCTACATAACGGTAAAGCGGCCCGGCATCATAGCAAATTCGGGATAAAAAGCACAAGTGCCAGGTGCTTTCTTCAGAGTGTACCCTTTCTTGCCTTACGTTCACCTTCATAAGTACGTCTTTGGAGGTGCGATGACTAACCTGTATGCGCTTATTCGTTGCATATATAGGCCACGTTATAATCAGCAGCAAAAACCATGAACTCCGTGTTGGATTTGTGGAACTTCAAACTCAATGGTGGCCACCACAAAAAGTACCTCAAGTCCCCGGTTCCATATCTTCTGAAGGGCAATGATGCGCCAACGGATGAAGAGATCTTCCTCATCCATACAGCCCTCCGTAAAACTGAGTCAAAAATAATGACACTGGAGCCGAAAGACGGCTACATTCGCGATCGTTACAACAATTACTTTCAATCTCACTTGAATTTGCTGTCGCCATTACGCCGCATTCCGACGGAGATATTGGTTGAGATATTTTACCATGTTTTAGAGGTACCGGCGGATCCGCTATACAATAGTCCCCCGTGGAAACTTGGGCATATATGTCGACTTTGGAGACGCATCGCATTAGATACCCCTTGGCTATGGGCAGCGCTTCCTCCAGTTCGTCTGCACGGTAATTTCAACGTTGTGGAATCACGGTCGAAACTAGACTGCCTATCGGTGTTATTGAAAAGGTCATCGACGCAGAAAATTTCGTTTTACTCTGCGATGCAACAAGCTCTCCCTTCCATTGGCAAGGCAATATTGTCCCTGCTAATCGAGCACTCAAATCGCTGGGAACGGATTTCCCTTGATATTTCCGATTTCAATTGGGCACATCTTTCTTCGATTAAAGGACGTCTTGAGTCCTTGCGTTCTTTAAAGCTAAAACTCCTGCCCTTCTCTGGCAGGCTAATGGGCGATCTGGATACATTTAAACTTGCACCGGCTTTGCGAGAAGTATGCCTCTCCGCCCAGGTTTTTAACAGTGTAATTGGACTTCCTCGTTCGCAATTACAGAGCTTCGCAGGGGAAATCCCTGGTTCCGATTTCAATAACGCATTGTCGATGTACCCGAAAATCGAGAAACTCAGTTTGATCCCCTTGGATTGTCCACGTATTCATTATGCGAGCGGTATACCTAAGCCACTCACTTCCTTAAAGCTTTTGGTAATTCAAAGGTTGCCTAACCAGATGCCAGAGCGCGACCTTAATCTCAACTCACTATACCTTCCAGCATTGGAAGAATTGATAATTAACTATCCACGTCAAGAGTCTTACGGCCAGGACATTGTGCGAATGATATCTGTGTCCCAGTGCAGGCTTCGCAAGCTTGTTTTAGGCTTTTCAGAACTTGAGCCACAAGTGATTCTGGATATCCTCATTATATGCCCTTCTCTGGTCGACTTCGACATCGTTATTTCCAACGACGCATTTTTGCATACTCTGTGTGTCTACTATAACTCAGAAATTGATCGCTCCATCTCTACAATCTTTAACGTTACGCATTTCAAGTCCCAATAGAGCCATTTTCGACGCTATCAAAAACTTGGCTCAAAGCCGGTGCGATATGGTAGAAACAGACTTTCCGAACCAGGCAAATGCCAATTCCAAAGGACACTGTCGCTTGAAAACCCTCAAGGTGGACACCCGACCGGATGCGTTCGTGTTTGACGGCGAAGAAGCAGCTTCCTACTACTTTGGTCTGGAGACCGCCCTGGAGTCCGTCGACCAAACTACCCATAAAATTGCCAGGCAGCTTACCGCTATCAAGTTCGCCGACAGTGACACTGCCATGCTTCGAAGAGGACGTTCCGAACGCGTCCTGAAGCTAATTGAAGAGGTCTTATTATGCATGGAGAAGGTGAGTGAAACGGCAGGTCTCGAAGTCATTGTGAGTTTCTATGTATGTATAGTTCTTCCTTTCTACAAAAATTCTTGTTCTCATGTCTTTTAATCAAGCTATCGAAGATGGCGCTCGATATTCATAAAATACTCTTGACTGTACACATCTACACTGAATCGAAAATATCCTTTTCCAGGAGATTGGACGCAATCTACTCTAGATGGACACTTATCCTGGAGCAGGTCTCTCACCGGTTGAGATGGGGATGGACTGCAGATGGTTGCCTTCTTTACCTTTCCCCTGTCGATGGTCAGTTCATTCTGACTGTAGCTTTGCTTCACAACATTCATaactctttcttttcttattATTTCTCTTTAGCATCTTGCCGGAAGCAGGTTCATTTCGGATTTGAGGGGGACTTCTATACGAAACAACCGCAAAGTGGAGAATATGCATTTTATTGGCCTTCCAGCTGAATATTGCACTAGGCGAACATGTACTTCCTTTGGGCAGACTTTGTGTATGAATGATATGTATTAATCAAGATCAATGAGTACATGAATTAAGTGCGGTAATTTGGATTCTACAGGCACAAGGCTCAGCAGAGGATACAATAGCATTGATTAAAAAGGAGTGTGCTATACCCAGAAGATGGCAAATGGGCGGTGTAAAGGGATTTAAGAAATCTCCGCGGCGCGGTTCTTTTGTGGTTGaggttgttgatgatgatgatgaatgtggatgtgatgaagatgaggaatgAGGTGATGTTGCGGGGGTTCCAGTCCGGTGTGAAATGAGGAGTCCAGAAATAATGAATCTTGAATGGGGCTATGAAAACAAAAGATCGAGCTCGAGGCTGGAGTGCTATAGATATTTGGATGCAATGATGCGAAAATATTGATACACAATTGAATTGATGTTGAGAAATTTGAACGTTATTGATGCTCCTTCCAGTTCTAGAAATTGGATTGAAGTCGGATGAATGTGGagtaagaaaaaaaacttctAAATTGGCACGCTCCTGTCCGAATGGCGAATAATGTAAGAAATAGGTATGTGGCAAGTAATGTAAAATCTATGTGGGTTTGACTGTTGGCGATGTCGGCAgaccctcttcctcctcctctatgTCCGAGTGTCGTTGCTGATGAGATTGCTGCTGAGCTCTCACAGAGGTATTTCTAGACACGGCCCCACCGTGGCTACTTTCAGAAGGAGATGAGGGTGGTATAGGAGATGGGCTCATCTGCGTCGATGGATACCCGTGCCCAAAACTAGATCCAGCTGGCGATCCAGGTTGGCTCATATGGAAACTCCAACGCCGCGGCAACAAGCTTCCAACAGTGATCGTCCCAGAGTCGCGAGAATACAAACTGGGGGGCTCCATCGTCGTTACCGTCGTCGTTGGGGATATTGGGAAAGAAGTGAGGAGGTACGGCTCAAACGCGCCGTTATTTTCAGGTGTTGGATTCATAGGCCGCCCGCGAGCGATCTCTTCGATGTCCTCACCATCGGCCACAACGTACGGCAGGCTCACACCAGAGTCGTTATCGCCCCCTACACCATTCGAGGTTGCGGCGACACGCAGGTTCTTCTCATTGAGATTGCTCCGCGTGCTGCCACTTTGTGTCCCGCGAATACCTTTCTCGAGCATCGACCCTTCAGAATTGACAGGAGAGTCAAGTATTGACGGTTGTGTGCGCTTCTTGAGCCCTAGGAGTTGGGCAAACGCCAGAACCGTGTGCCACGTGATGTTACCAATGACGATGAGCACCGCCACGGACCACGCTAAAGCGACGACAATGCCAATGACGACGCGCGGGATGGCCTTAACCTGTAGCTTCTCGAGGAATGCAATCATCAACCCGGTGCAAACAAACCGTGTTATAGAAAGATAGGTGTTGAACACATCTCCGCCCCTCGTTTTGGCTGGCTTCAGTGCAAAGTGCGCGCAGACCAGGCCGAACTCGACGACGAGCAGGAGCGCGATTTGCGCCTCGGCTGAAGATTTAGCGAACGAGATAAATATAGCTCGGAGGACGAATGCGATCAACAATGGGACAAAGAAATAGTACCGGGGTGATCGGTACTGCGCGAACAATGGACCATTGCGTGAAAGGGATTGTGTACCCGGCGTGTACAGTGCGACAGGAGATTCCTGGCGCGCGAGGCGCAGTGTCAGGAACGAGGGATATAAGATAAGGGCGGAGATGGCGATCAGTGTCAGCACTGAAAGAAAGATTGATAACCATGAGTCCTTGAGCGTCCATTGGTagaagatgaaaataaaGAGTGGGAAGACAGCCACAAGTCCCTATATAGAACAGCAATCAGTCAGATCTCCAAAAGGCTAGATATAAGCGGCGTAGATTTACCAAGCGCAGGAACCAAGAAACAGCGAATGAGATATAATCGAAGTTCATGAATATGCTGGCGACGCGTGAGTTCACTTGCTTTCGTTCTAGCAGGAATCTTATGCCATATCCGATGGCGAAAACACCAAACGCGATGACAAACATGATTAAGGAGACGAGAAACACGGTCATAAACGCGTTAGCCGTCGCAATATGTTTGGTGTTGACATATATGGGAATTCCAGCTTGAAGAACGTTGGAAGTAGCAGAAGTGACGGTCTGCACGACGCCATTCACGATAGTTTCGAAGGCGTTGGAGCGATGCTCCGAAGATGAAAGTGAAGACAGATCAACTGTGAAGTTGGAAGACAAATTACTGTACGCGTTGATGATTTCCCGACTTGACAGGGGTTGGTTGTATGGGCTCAGTTTCCGATTGACAAAGCCAACGGCTGACCCCTCGATTTCGTCAGCGAGATTACCTCCAGTGAGGCGACGCATATTATTGATAGAGTTCTGGAAGCCAGAGTTGGGGCCAGAGGTGAGAAGCCCCATCGCCCACGCAAAGTTGAGTGCATACGCGCGATATACTGATGGGTAATTCAGGCTAAGGAATGCACTGGACGAAATAGTTTGGAAGAGATACATGAGCTCAAGAAGACGGAATGGGATGATGGATTGTGGGGATACAATGGTTTGCCACAGAGCCACAGAGAGTGCAGCAAGAGTGACGCCACCTGTCGTCCACTCCACAGCTGGTTGATGAGCGGAGCGTCCATTGGAGAGAGTTGCTTGTACGCAGGCTCTGACGTTTCCAGTCTTGGGTTCCGTCAGAGTCAATTGTGCGAATCCCTCGAGGTCTGGAATCTTGTAGGCTATGCCTGGAATTTTTTGCAACACTTCCAGTGATGATGGTAGCGTGATTGAGTCCGCTCCTGTGAAATTGTACATCGGGAGAGGACACAGTGCTCCTCCCAAAAGGCCACAGAGGTCGAGGGTAATATTGACAGGCTTCATGCCGTAAACATTGAGGAAAACATTGGCAGATACGTTGACATTAGCTTGCTGCAAGAATTCATTGTGACGTCAATGACTGAAGTcccaaaatttttttttaaaaaacgCACCACACTTGCAGCAGATACGTTGAAGGAAACCGACCGATTACCGGGGAAATACGCGAGCTCGAATCGTTGAATGAGGAGTGTTTCCGGTGGATTGCAGTATGTTACAGACGATGTGACTATCACGTCGAAATGAATTTGTCAGTCACTGTGAAGGGAATGCCACTGCGCAGTGACGAACCAGACACTCACATATGGACTCCTCTTGAGAATAAGCATAGGGTATCAACGTTAAAATAAAGATAAGGAAGGCAAAGACTCGCGGCCAGGCGAGGGGAGAAGACATGAGTGAACCA from Psilocybe cubensis strain MGC-MH-2018 chromosome 2, whole genome shotgun sequence encodes the following:
- a CDS encoding MFS-type transporter (MFS-type transporter EF102), coding for MTMPSSGSTELEKSGSKHSEEVSARVVALAGVERKSTGSLSQELTADQVVESLESDAFPGTYRLYRRRFVGLVALVFLNLIAAMSWPWFGPISNSVASDFNITLDEVNWLGNIVAVVYLPTALLIPVIISRYGIRRCCEIGAVALILSAWIRYSGTARSLSPRSSYSLLILGQFFVSIAQPVYQVIGPKYSETWFNLQGRTTATMIVAISNPVGGALGQLISPLIGDSRRSILILGIMSTAVAPLVFLIHKAPPSPPTYAAAQKPMSLLSLIRAMLGLRVEAAAYMTRRERIDFAIIIANFAVLVAASNGFAILSAQILEPVGYSDDESGLMGACLLLAGMVAAIISAPLFDRVFVHHLAITAKFMIPFAAIGWFSLIWAVRPDNGGALFAIMGIIGICSVPMLAVGMELACEITRNAEASSAILWFAGNLFAVVFILVAGALRAGPEASPPLNMRRYLVFMGVIILTACSSIFFLHGAQKRKALDQEKAAEVQAHQELIQRTDL
- a CDS encoding WW domain-binding protein 4, which gives rise to MSEYWVSKKKYLCKYCDIYIADDAPSRQHHENGLRHKGNVERFIRGIYKAGEKQKKDLEEEKREMRRVEQAAAAAFAEDVGAGRAKAPPAPVASTSTAPKKPSTKPSNPYANYSTAESLGYKDPDAERLAAEAEIRRSQGIAGEWQILAPTEPRVGTKVEGDGADGTNGTAPGDAGVKREAEAPPDDEDTRAFKLRKKTLTRGLGEIYDPGVIPIKIKKKEETATISPEPQPNTSIPPEPETLKWKPTQWKRTGGNSQQTEDSGSQRTPDIKQEGDTSLTTIESNTSKWAKPQWSQPLPDFKQEEMKTIFGNQEVVEGANDRDKPLDPVVKTESDIIKEEPQTTGLSEAAPASTALFKKRKAPSGAGRGRREI
- a CDS encoding TRP-like ion channel pkd2, translated to MSSPLAWPRVFAFLIFILTLIPYAYSQEESIFTSSVTYCNPPETLLIQRFELAYFPGNRSVSFNVSAASVQANVNVSANVFLNVYGMKPVNITLDLCGLLGGALCPLPMYNFTGADSITLPSSLEVLQKIPGIAYKIPDLEGFAQLTLTEPKTGNVRACVQATLSNGRSAHQPAVEWTTGGVTLAALSVALWQTIVSPQSIIPFRLLELMYLFQTISSSAFLSLNYPSVYRAYALNFAWAMGLLTSGPNSGFQNSINNMRRLTGGNLADEIEGSAVGFVNRKLSPYNQPLSSREIINAYSNLSSNFTVDLSSLSSSEHRSNAFETIVNGVVQTVTSATSNVLQAGIPIYVNTKHIATANAFMTVFLVSLIMFVIAFGVFAIGYGIRFLLERKQVNSRVASIFMNFDYISFAVSWFLRLGLVAVFPLFIFIFYQWTLKDSWLSIFLSVLTLIAISALILYPSFLTLRLARQESPVALYTPGTQSLSRNGPLFAQYRSPRYYFFVPLLIAFVLRAIFISFAKSSAEAQIALLLVVEFGLVCAHFALKPAKTRGGDVFNTYLSITRFVCTGLMIAFLEKLQVKAIPRVVIGIVVALAWSVAVLIVIGNITWHTVLAFAQLLGLKKRTQPSILDSPVNSEGSMLEKGIRGTQSGSTRSNLNEKNLRVAATSNGVGGDNDSGVSLPYVVADGEDIEEIARGRPMNPTPENNGAFEPYLLTSFPISPTTTVTTMEPPSLYSRDSGTITVGSLLPRRWSFHMSQPGSPAGSSFGHGYPSTQMSPSPIPPSSPSESSHGGAVSRNTSVRAQQQSHQQRHSDIEEEEEGLPTSPTVKPT